A section of the Dehalococcoidales bacterium genome encodes:
- a CDS encoding ferritin family protein: protein MPEFLNPFSGEVPERKLTVEELIRAIRLDLSAEEEAIHLYMAHADATEHPLARKVLIDVANEERQHVGEFQRLLQILTGDEDKWLADGAAEVDEMAAELGIAEPEQDIIPGGEEPTIGSLKE from the coding sequence ATGCCTGAATTTTTAAATCCGTTTTCCGGCGAAGTGCCTGAGCGAAAGCTCACGGTCGAGGAGCTAATCCGGGCAATTAGGCTCGACCTGTCTGCCGAAGAAGAAGCGATCCATCTTTACATGGCTCACGCTGATGCGACTGAGCACCCGCTGGCCAGGAAAGTGCTGATTGACGTTGCCAATGAGGAGCGTCAGCACGTCGGCGAATTTCAACGGCTGCTGCAGATATTGACCGGTGATGAGGACAAGTGGCTGGCCGATGGCGCTGCTGAGGTGGACGAGATGGCTGCTGAGCTTGGTATTGCGGAGCCGGAGCAGGATATAATACCCGGCGGCGAAGAGCCGACCATCGGCTCGCTAAAAGAGTAA
- a CDS encoding family 1 encapsulin nanocompartment shell protein produces the protein MTNKYLSRDDAPIEAGTWEAIDGTMRDAATSILTGRRILHIDGPYGLGLKAVPLSDPEVESLPVTSPVMPLALISRSFTIAKRDLAAFERDGIMLDTKPVAAAAIECAKLEDELVFKGTKDTAGLLTAKGSNQLKLSPWSEVGTAAEEIIKAVTVLDASGFHGPYSLALTPGRYNLLLRRYPDGAISELEHVRTIVTDGIFKAPALESGGILLASGRQFASIVLGQDMTAGFIGPVAERLEFSISESLTPFIRQPKAICLLKD, from the coding sequence ATGACGAATAAGTACCTTTCGAGAGATGACGCCCCAATTGAAGCCGGAACCTGGGAAGCAATTGACGGGACCATGCGCGATGCCGCGACAAGCATTTTAACCGGCCGCCGTATCCTTCACATTGACGGGCCCTATGGTCTGGGGTTAAAAGCCGTACCTTTAAGCGACCCTGAAGTAGAATCGCTCCCGGTTACCAGTCCGGTGATGCCACTGGCGCTGATAAGCAGGAGTTTTACTATTGCCAAGCGAGACCTTGCCGCCTTTGAGAGAGACGGGATAATGCTTGACACTAAGCCGGTGGCTGCAGCCGCCATTGAGTGTGCCAAACTTGAGGACGAACTGGTGTTCAAAGGCACCAAAGACACCGCCGGTCTGCTCACGGCCAAGGGTTCCAACCAGTTGAAACTGTCACCGTGGTCTGAGGTGGGTACAGCGGCGGAAGAAATCATCAAGGCGGTAACCGTGCTTGATGCCTCCGGTTTTCACGGTCCTTACTCTCTGGCTCTGACGCCCGGCCGCTACAATCTACTCTTGCGCCGCTATCCTGACGGCGCCATCAGTGAACTGGAACATGTCAGGACGATAGTAACGGATGGAATATTTAAAGCCCCGGCACTGGAGAGTGGCGGCATACTACTGGCTTCCGGCCGCCAATTCGCCTCAATCGTGCTCGGACAGGATATGACCGCGGGCTTCATCGGCCCTGTCGCCGAGAGGCTTGAATTCTCTATTTCGGAGAGCCTTACCCCGTTCATCCGGCAACCCAAAGCGATTTGCCTGCTGAAAGACTAA